GATCGCCGCAGCTACATCTCAAATTAGTCAGCTAGTAGAAAACATCACCGAAGCTACCCAAATTCAAACAAAACAATCTGTAACTGTTACCCAAACTATGAATCAAGTTGCTACTATCGCTAACCAAACTTCGGAAGATTCAATTCAAATATCATCTAAGTTCCAAGACTTATTAGCAACGGCTCAAGATTTGCAGGCGAGTGCGGCTAAATTCAAAGTAAATTAGTTTGTTGTTATTGGTGTTAACCACTAATGCACTCTCTGCGTTTGATTATTTTTTCAACCCAGAGGGCGCATTAGCCGCCCTAGCGGCTTCCCGCAGGGTAGGTAAGCGCAAAGAGCGCAAAGGTATTTGAGAAATTATCCAAAAGGGTGCAAAGGTAGTTGGTATATCTAAAGAAGCTAATATGATCAGTGATGAAAGTATACGGGAGCAAGCTTATTTTTATTTCCAAAGCGAAGCTCCAGAATTGTTACAAGTAATTGAGCAAGAAATTCTCACACTCTTAGAAGACCGTAGCACCGCTAAAATCCATAATTTAATGCGGGCAGCCCATACGATGAAGGGGGCATCGGCGAATGTGGGTTTAGAGGTGATTCAAACTATTGCCCATTCTTTGGAAGATGTTGTTAAAACTCTTTATAACCCCGAATTAGTTATTGATGCCGAGTTGCAATCATTGCTGCTACAAGGTTACGAATGCTTGCGCGAACCTTTAATGTTGCAACTTAATGGCGGCACTATCAATAAAGAGGAAGCTCTTAATCACTCTAGTGCAGTATTTATAAAGTTAGAGGAAAAACTTGGTGACTTTTTAAGCGATCCAGCGCAAATACCTAGTTCTGTGGAATTAGGGTTTGATGTTGTGCAATCTATATTTGAGATCGGAGTGCAGCAACGATTAGAAAACCTTTCTAATGCGATCGCCGAAGCTAAAAGCAGCGCTCAACCAGAAAATAGCTTATCTGATATTGCAAATTTATTACGCTCAGAAGCAGAAGTATTTATTGGGTTAGCAGAGTCTTTTAATCTATCTGGTTTTGGTGCGATCGCTCAAACTACTATTACTGCTTTAGATGCTCATCCAGATCAATCATTAAATATTGCTGAGATTGCTTTAGCTAATTTTAAGGAAGGACAACAGCAAATTTTATCAGGCGATCGCACAGATGGCGGAACACCATCAGAAGCATTGCAGCAATTAGCAGGAATTAGCAGTGAAGCAGGAGAAATACCAGTTAATTCTCAAAATGTAGAAACCGAGCTTGAGCAGTTTCGGGAATTTATTATTAGCGATCGCTTTAATACTCACAATAAATTACATCAAAAATTATCTAAGTTTTATTTAAGAGTTACTCGCACCTGCTTAGGATGGTTTCATCATTACGAGAATATCCCCCAATCAGATCTTTCCTTAAACTTACTTGTTCCCCAGGTTTTACAACAAGACACTGCTAACCAAGAAACAGCAATTCAAGAAGCCCAAACTGTTGCTAAATATATAGATGGTTGGATTGGCAGTTTTATAGACTCAATTAAAGATGCAAATGATAGCCCAACATTAGGACTATATCAAAAAGCAGCTTTACTCACAGTAATTTTAGCGATCGCTAAATTTTTGTATGCTAATCAAATTACTAACCTAGCAGATTACCGCAATTTGCCTCTGCTCCAAATTTTAGAACGCCGACTGATTAAAACTGTTAAAGAATATAAAAATAGTCCTCCCCTAAGTGATATAGAAAAAAACTGGTTAGAGCAACCTCTAATTAATACCTTTATTTTAGAAGAACATTCTCTGGAATTTCCTGATGCTTTAACTAAAGAAGATACTTTAATCGACGAAATTTGGGGTAGCCCATCTCAATCTGACAATAGCTCAATTGAACTAAGTACAGCCGAAGAAGTAGTTCCTTTTACGGAAAAATTAAAAATCTCGGAACCTAACCAAACCACTAATAACTTAGATCAACAGCGAGAAAAACACCAAGTTAATCATCCTACCTCACCTCAACAAAATACTGTAAAAACTGGTAATCAATTTGTTAAAGTTGAGTTAGAGGAACTAGAACAAATAAATCATTTAGCTAGTAATTTGCTGATTAATCAAAATCGTCAAATTGCTCAAGATGAAAACTTGCAATCAGCAGTTAATCAACTCCGCGTATATCTCAAGCAACATCAACAAACTATTAATAAATTGCGTGATTGGTCAAATCAATTATTAACATTACCTTATCAAACCAATGCCAGTAAAAGCAATAGCGTAACCGCTTTAGAACAACTGCTTTTACCCAATATGCAGTTAGCACAATTAGACAATAAACCACCCACAGCTTTTGATACGTTAGAACTAGATCGTTACACAGAAATATATCGGTTATTTATTACTGCAATAGAAGAAACACTGCAACTAGAAACAGTTACAGAAACAATCGACCAAATTACAAAACAATTTAGCCATAGCCTAGAAAGGCAACAACGCTTGTTATCGCACATGAGAAATGACATGACGGCGGTGCAAATGTTACCAGTAGGAGAGATATTTGGGCGATTTTCGAGGCTGGTGGAACAATTAGCGATCGCAAAAAACAAACCCGTAGAATTAAAATTTAGTGGAAGTCAGGTTTTAGTTGATAAAGCGATCGCGGAAAAGCTTTATGAACCACTACTGCACCTAGTCCGTAATGCCTTTGATCACGGTATAGAAGCGCCTGAGAGCCGTGTTGAGCAAGGAAAACCCCAAACAGGTCAAATTGAAATTCGCGCCTATCATCAAGGCAATCAAACAATCATTGAAGTTAGAGATGATGGCAAAGGCTTAAACTTTGACTCTATCCGTCAACGAGCAGTTGAGCTAAAATTTATTAATTCTGAACAAATAAATCAAATTTCCAAATCTCAGCTTTTAGATTTATTATTTGAACCTGGTTTTTCCACAGCCCGTACAATTAGCGATCTTTCTGGTAGAGGGATAGGATTAGATATTGTCCGCAACCAGTTACAAAGTTTGAAAGGTTCTATAACAGTTGAATCGCAACCACAAATGGGAACTATATTTTCACTACAAATTCCCTTTTCCCTGACCAGTGCTAAGTTTTTTGTCTGTCAGGCAGGTAATTTTAATTATGCACTATTATCAGAATCTATCGTCAAAATAGTGCTTGCTAAATCTGAACAAATTCAGGTCTGGGAAAACAAAAAAGTATTGTTATATGAACAAGGTTATGCTAATGAAAAACAAAATACAGTAGCTATACCTGTTTATCAACTCTCAGAGTTAATTAAATACAACTATTTTGCTCAATATTCCTCTTTAATTAATAAAAAAACTGCTGGCATTAAGCCTGATCAAAAAACTCAAACAGATAACCTGCAATTATTTTTACTGCGTGGAAACACAGGATTACTAGCACTAGAAATCGATCAGATTATTGGTGAACAAGAATTAGTAATTAGACCATTAGGAAGTGCGATCGCCACACCAAACTATATTTTTGGTTGTAGTATATTAGGCGATGGTCATCTCCTCCTAGCAATTGACGGCGCAGTACTACTAGAGCAAAAATTCTCAGCTAACAACCAAAGTAACTTGCTTTCCGCATCAAACGTATCATCCCCAGCCCTACCCGCAGGAACAGCAAAGGCTGTCCGAGAATTACCACCTGCTGTTACATTCAACCCTAAAACTGTCTTAGTAGTAGATGACTCTCTTAGTCACAGACAAACTTTAACCTTGCACCTTCAAAAAGTAGGTTATCAAATTTTACAAGCGCAAGATGGTCAAGAAGCATTAGAACAACTTCGGAAATCTTCAGATATTAGTTTAGTAATTTGTGATATAGAAATGCCAAGAATGAATGGTTTTGAATTTTTAAACCATCGTACTCAAGATCCAGCATTAAATAAAATCCCTGTAATGATGCTCACATCACGTAATAGTGAAAAGCATCGACTGTTAGCATTAGAATTAGGTGCTGCTGCTTACCTCACTAAACCATATTTACAGCAAGAACTGTTGAACACCATCACTAACTTAATAAAATAATGGAGTTTATACAAAAATTAAGCTTAAGTAAAGCCAAAACTGTCTTTTGTAATTATTTTGAGGAACTCAATACTACACTTATTTCTCCTACCCTGATTCCCAAAGGTTTCCAGTGAGGATTAGTTGAAGATAGTTCTTGGTCGCCACTTACAACCCGATAATCATTCGGAAACTTGTTAGCAGCATTAGGGGCAGCTTCTACCTGTAGCATCAGTTTGCCGTAATAGCGAGATAATTTAGTTTTTTCTAACAAAACTGTCCCGCCGTAGTCCCAATCAAGCCCAAAAAGTTTAAACTCTCCCAACTTTTGGCGTAATTGAGTCAAAGAAGTTCCTACACCAATGCCTTCAGGAGTTTTCCACGCAGTTCCCAAGTCAGTCACAGAAATAGGTTTAGTTTTAGCGTTATTACTCCAAACTACAGTAAATGATTTTTCTGCCCCAAGATTGACTCTAGTAACTGAAAACTTCCCAATTCCTTCAGCGCCATAAATGCTGCCATCCTTGAGACGGGATACACCGAATAATTTAACTAAATCTTTTCGTGTACTCTTGCTTGTTACTGCACCAACCCGACTCCCTGGAATAATTAGGGTATCTTGAGATGAAGTTGATAGAGCGAACTGACCAATCAGCGCTTGCGCTATCGCACTATCGGAAGAAAGCAACTGCCTTAAGTCAAATGTTGCGAGTGATGCTGTTAAATTGCTGTTCAAATAACCCAGCATCACAGTTAAAGTGGCAGTAGTAATACCTTTAACGAATAAATTCATCATAATTCATCAAGAGTTTGTAGCTTTAATCACACCGCAAGCCACCCGTCCACCTGCATCACCAGATGGTTGACTCTTAAGGTCATCGGCTTTAGCGTGAATAATCACCGAGCGACCAACAATAGACTGCTCACCTGATAGACGAAGTACCGAATCTTGCAGTTGTGTTGTTGCTTTGCCTGTACCCGAAGCCGTCAAGTTTCCTAAATCTCCAACATGGCGTTTTGCTGCTGTCGGCGCAGCGTGAGGCTGTTTGGTAGGGTTAAAATGATCTCCTGCCGATTTGGCATCTTTGCTACTGCAATCGCCTTTTTCATGGATATGAAAACCGTGTTTACCTGGAGCCAAGCCTGTTACATCCACCTTGATTGAAGTTGAATCTCCTGCCTGTGTAAAGGTGATCGTTCCAGCAGCTTTATTACCTGCTGTAGGTTGCAGCGTTGCCACTGCTTTTTGTTGTGCTTTCTGAGCAGAGGGTGTAGTGATGGGCGTTGCTGTGGGAGAAACTTCCGTCTGTGAACGGTTTCCTTCCGTACAGCTAGTTAAAACAACTAAAAGCATTGCAGACATAATAAATTTGAGCATTTCAAATCAATTTCCTTATATCTAGATATTGATACTCTCAGGTCTAAAGACATTGAGATTTTGCGAACAGAGTAAGCTGAGGTAACACTTAAAGTTTAACTCTCGCTACAGTTGTCTGTGCTATCTGTTATACCGTCCATCGCCGCTTTGAAAGTACAGGACTTACGCCAGACAACAGTAAAATTAGGCGATGTTCGGGCGGGTTGCACCCAAAATTTATCCGTCCTTACCATTGATTTACATAAACCCGCCCTGACATCAAGGATGATTTTTGCGTAAGTCCTAAAGTAAAAACAATTGATGCCTTTGTCAGTTTAAGTTTAATATCCTCATCGAAAACTTTGGGTCTGAAACCTTAGAAATATGGTTAAGAACCGCAAATTAGCTCAGTCAATTAGCGATGCTAGTTAGACCCGAAGAGAGTAAATCTCGGAAGGCAACTGCTAAGAAGCAGAAACCCTAGATCGTGAGGTTTAGGAATCACCGCCCTAAAAGTGCGGTTAGGATGTCAACGCTAAAATTGAGTAAGTTGAACACAACAAACAAAAATCCAGCGTGACCAAGGAAAAAATCAAGTTTGGAGAACAGATAGTTAATAAATTCATTGAAGTCGTGTTGGCGAATCTGATTGATGCCGAACGTCTGCAAGTTAGAGTTAAAGCCAACCTCAAACAATTAGCGCGTGGCGAACTCGATGGGTTAGCTATTGAAATGTACGGTTTTCTCCTGCGCCAACACCTACGCGTAGCTTTCTTGCGATTCGATATTGGGTCATCGGCTGTCAATACCGAAAGTATAATGCACCGAAAAATCGAATTACTGCATCCATCCGTTGGGCGGGTGCAAATGGCTCTCGATCAACAACAGTTAACCCATGCACTCAATACCCAACTTGTATCTTCATCACAAGAGCAGTTTCATTTCTTTGGGCTAAAGCAAATCAATTGCCAGCTACGGGCAGATAGGGCAATGGTATTCCACTTTGACTGGATACGTGCAGGAGAAATTGAATCTGGAACTTGCACCGCCACACCCCAAATTACAACCGATGGCAGTAGGGTTGTGCTAGAGCAACGTCAAGTTGAAGGGAATGAACCACCAACTGAATTAATCAACGCAGTCAGCAAACAAGTAAGCGACATCTTGAGCCTAAGCGACATTGCCAATCGTGGTACAGCTTTTCACTTTCAACAGCTTGATATCGAATCAGGCAAGATTACAGTACAAGCAGCCACCCAAATCGAACATTTCCCCAGAAATTAATAAAATTAATAATTTTCCCAACGCCCTTGCCCCCTCGCAGCATATTAGGGGAGGATTGGAGAGTCTATGCTGTTGGTTATGAAGATACCCGCCTTATCATCTTTCCCCCTCTCCTTTATAAGCGGAAGGTTGGGGAGGGGTACACTACATTTAGATACAACTTACTGTAGCTAAAGACTCTAAAACCCGTTTCGCTGCACTAAAGCGGTTCATAAAAATTTTCCCTGCAATTTCGCGATAAGCTGAAAATTGAAGTGAACGACAATGCTAATTTATGGTGCAGTTAAGAGGTTTTCGACATTTAGCTGTCTTTGCTATTTCTTTGCTGGTTTGGCTTGCAAGCTGGGTATTTACTCCCCCTGCTTTAGCCCTAACTCAAATACAACTTTCTAATTTGTCATACCACAGATGTCCAGCAGAATTCTCAAAAGGCGCTGTCACCAGTGGTGGCGTAACTGACGCAGCCAACTGCTTTATGATCATAGGCAAAGCAGAGAATAAATCAGGTAAACCTGTATACGATGCCGATATTTTTGGTCGTATTTATGATGCTGACAACAATTCTGTAATGCAAAACAGAACTCGTCTAGGTTTAATCGAAGAACTACCACCAGGCATTAGCGATTTTGAATTAAGAATCACTGTACCTGCAAATTTACCAACACCTCTGCAACTCAAACAATTCAAAGCAGCAGGATTTAGCGGTAGAGTTCGTCGTTGACGTTCTACCGCTATTAATAAAACCAACTGCAACCCCTGTCGGATTTAAAACCCAACACTTGATGAGATTGTAGGAGTAAATAATCCTGCCAAAATTTGCAGCAGAAAAATTGCCAAAATTGGGGAGATATCCAAAGTACCGCCCAAGGGTGGAATAAAAGAACGGAAGAAATCAAGATACGGATCAGTCAGAGGACTCAAGGCGGATGTAATCTGATTCATCCAATTGACTGTAGGGAACCAAGTCAAAAGAATCCGAACCACCAACAGAAAAATATAGATTTGCAGGAAGTAATAGATGCTAGTAGTGAGCAGGGCAGCAGATGAACTCATGGATAGTACAGTTTATTAGGTAACGAGCTGTTTTACTTCTAGCTTACATAAGAGATGGTACTTTAGGATTCGATGCTGCGCGATCGCTCTGGATCTATCTCCACAGCATTACCATTGACATTCCCTAGTGACAAGCGCACTTCATCAATCGCTGTATTGAGTTGAGCAATTTTATCCTCTAAACTGCGACGAGAAGTTTCAATACTGTCAGATTCGCTAAGTTGCCGTCGCCTAGATTTTCTTGGCTTACTTTCTGACAAAGTAGGATTAATTAAAGATTGCTCCGATTCTTCGGTTTCTGAAGTTTGTTTAGCAGCAAATAGCGCCCCAACAACTCCGCCAGCTATACCACCTAGTATAGTTCCAACCAGGAATCCACTTGTAAAACCATCGCGCTGACTCATATCAAGAAAGAAATTAAAGATTTGAGATTTGAGATTAATTTCAGCTTATCGCCTGGTTGACATAGCTGCATAAGCAAATTAGGGGTGGTGCAGCTTCACAAAAATCACAAATTTAGCTCCAGTCCTGACTTAAGTACCGAAAGTGCGATCGCCTGCATCTCCTAAACCAGGTACAATAAACCCTTGACTATTTAACCCCTCATCAATAATCGCAGTATAAATAACCAAGCTAGGATAATGCGTTCCCAGTTGTTGCAAAGCTGGCGGCGCAGCAACTACAGAAATAATTCGCACTAACGCAGGATCAACACCACGTTTAGTTAATTCTGCCATAGCAGTCATAATCGTTCCCCCAGTCGCTAACATTGGTTCTGTAATTAAAACCCTTGTTTCGGGGTCAAACTGTTCTGGCAATTTATTTAAGTAACAGCTAGGCTCAAGCGTTTCCTCATCACGTACAATCCCTAAATGGTAAATCGCAGCCAGTGGTAGTAAAGGCTGCGCCCCTTCTAACAACGCCAGTCCCGCCCGCAAAATTGGTACTACAGCCACTGGTACTTCTGGATTAATAAAAGTTGCAGGGCATTCGGCTAAAGGAGTTTGTACAGTTGTTTCAATACTTGGCAACCAGTCTCTAATTGCCTCATAAGTTAGCCACCGCCCCAGTTCCGTCATCGCACTGCGGAACAAAGTTGTTGGCGTTTGGGCATCACGCACAACTCCCAACCAGTGCTTAATTAGAGGATGAGGAGGAACATGAATACGTAATTTTATAGCCATAGTCAACCGATTTTAAACTTTAAATTTAGAATTAATAACCTAGAACTTACACACAGCCCCCTGT
This genomic window from Oculatellaceae cyanobacterium contains:
- a CDS encoding hybrid sensor histidine kinase/response regulator, with the translated sequence MISDESIREQAYFYFQSEAPELLQVIEQEILTLLEDRSTAKIHNLMRAAHTMKGASANVGLEVIQTIAHSLEDVVKTLYNPELVIDAELQSLLLQGYECLREPLMLQLNGGTINKEEALNHSSAVFIKLEEKLGDFLSDPAQIPSSVELGFDVVQSIFEIGVQQRLENLSNAIAEAKSSAQPENSLSDIANLLRSEAEVFIGLAESFNLSGFGAIAQTTITALDAHPDQSLNIAEIALANFKEGQQQILSGDRTDGGTPSEALQQLAGISSEAGEIPVNSQNVETELEQFREFIISDRFNTHNKLHQKLSKFYLRVTRTCLGWFHHYENIPQSDLSLNLLVPQVLQQDTANQETAIQEAQTVAKYIDGWIGSFIDSIKDANDSPTLGLYQKAALLTVILAIAKFLYANQITNLADYRNLPLLQILERRLIKTVKEYKNSPPLSDIEKNWLEQPLINTFILEEHSLEFPDALTKEDTLIDEIWGSPSQSDNSSIELSTAEEVVPFTEKLKISEPNQTTNNLDQQREKHQVNHPTSPQQNTVKTGNQFVKVELEELEQINHLASNLLINQNRQIAQDENLQSAVNQLRVYLKQHQQTINKLRDWSNQLLTLPYQTNASKSNSVTALEQLLLPNMQLAQLDNKPPTAFDTLELDRYTEIYRLFITAIEETLQLETVTETIDQITKQFSHSLERQQRLLSHMRNDMTAVQMLPVGEIFGRFSRLVEQLAIAKNKPVELKFSGSQVLVDKAIAEKLYEPLLHLVRNAFDHGIEAPESRVEQGKPQTGQIEIRAYHQGNQTIIEVRDDGKGLNFDSIRQRAVELKFINSEQINQISKSQLLDLLFEPGFSTARTISDLSGRGIGLDIVRNQLQSLKGSITVESQPQMGTIFSLQIPFSLTSAKFFVCQAGNFNYALLSESIVKIVLAKSEQIQVWENKKVLLYEQGYANEKQNTVAIPVYQLSELIKYNYFAQYSSLINKKTAGIKPDQKTQTDNLQLFLLRGNTGLLALEIDQIIGEQELVIRPLGSAIATPNYIFGCSILGDGHLLLAIDGAVLLEQKFSANNQSNLLSASNVSSPALPAGTAKAVRELPPAVTFNPKTVLVVDDSLSHRQTLTLHLQKVGYQILQAQDGQEALEQLRKSSDISLVICDIEMPRMNGFEFLNHRTQDPALNKIPVMMLTSRNSEKHRLLALELGAAAYLTKPYLQQELLNTITNLIK
- a CDS encoding superoxide dismutase family protein, translated to MLKFIMSAMLLVVLTSCTEGNRSQTEVSPTATPITTPSAQKAQQKAVATLQPTAGNKAAGTITFTQAGDSTSIKVDVTGLAPGKHGFHIHEKGDCSSKDAKSAGDHFNPTKQPHAAPTAAKRHVGDLGNLTASGTGKATTQLQDSVLRLSGEQSIVGRSVIIHAKADDLKSQPSGDAGGRVACGVIKATNS
- a CDS encoding DUF2993 domain-containing protein, coding for MTKEKIKFGEQIVNKFIEVVLANLIDAERLQVRVKANLKQLARGELDGLAIEMYGFLLRQHLRVAFLRFDIGSSAVNTESIMHRKIELLHPSVGRVQMALDQQQLTHALNTQLVSSSQEQFHFFGLKQINCQLRADRAMVFHFDWIRAGEIESGTCTATPQITTDGSRVVLEQRQVEGNEPPTELINAVSKQVSDILSLSDIANRGTAFHFQQLDIESGKITVQAATQIEHFPRN
- a CDS encoding YggT family protein, whose protein sequence is MSSSAALLTTSIYYFLQIYIFLLVVRILLTWFPTVNWMNQITSALSPLTDPYLDFFRSFIPPLGGTLDISPILAIFLLQILAGLFTPTISSSVGF
- the upp gene encoding uracil phosphoribosyltransferase: MAIKLRIHVPPHPLIKHWLGVVRDAQTPTTLFRSAMTELGRWLTYEAIRDWLPSIETTVQTPLAECPATFINPEVPVAVVPILRAGLALLEGAQPLLPLAAIYHLGIVRDEETLEPSCYLNKLPEQFDPETRVLITEPMLATGGTIMTAMAELTKRGVDPALVRIISVVAAPPALQQLGTHYPSLVIYTAIIDEGLNSQGFIVPGLGDAGDRTFGT